The Arcanobacterium pinnipediorum genome includes a region encoding these proteins:
- a CDS encoding YchJ family protein, protein MRCPCQSGKSYKDCCEQLHDGLRLAKSPEELMRARYAAYALGREDFVFSSWHPKTRPVDVSTKGIYWTGLDIIDVADDQVEFIASYIDQSTKEPGRLHERSLFVTRVGRWFYLKPLRLSEQ, encoded by the coding sequence ATGAGATGTCCATGCCAATCAGGGAAGTCATATAAGGATTGTTGCGAGCAGCTACACGATGGACTACGTCTAGCTAAATCCCCAGAAGAGCTCATGCGAGCACGCTATGCTGCCTATGCGCTGGGGCGCGAGGACTTCGTTTTCTCATCATGGCATCCAAAAACCCGCCCGGTAGATGTTTCTACGAAAGGTATCTATTGGACGGGCTTGGATATTATTGATGTTGCAGATGATCAGGTTGAATTTATTGCCTCCTATATTGATCAGTCAACGAAGGAACCTGGTCGCCTGCATGAACGGTCATTATTCGTGACTCGAGTGGGGCGTTGGTTCTACCTCAAACCCCTCAGGTTGAGTGAACAATAG
- a CDS encoding malate dehydrogenase, with protein MAELRTPVTVTVTGAAGNIGYALLFRIASGALLGPDVPVRLNLLEIPQGLKAAEGTAMELNDAAFPLLDSVNIFDDANKAFEGTNVGLLVGARPRTKGMERADLLAANGGIFGPQGKAINDHAADDVRILVVGNPANTNALIAAHNAPDVPNERFTAMMRLDHNRAISQLAEKTGAKVTDIKKMTVWGNHSADQHPDVSWATVAGKPATELVDEAWLADYFVPTVAKRGAAIIEARGASSAASAASAAIDHVYNWVNGTPEGDWVTPGIWSDGSHYGVPEGIIFGFPAVSEGGEWKVVEGLELSETTKAGIERNVKALQEEADAVRELGLI; from the coding sequence ATGGCTGAGCTTCGTACTCCGGTTACCGTCACCGTTACTGGCGCTGCAGGAAACATCGGATATGCACTCTTGTTCCGTATCGCATCAGGTGCGCTACTTGGACCTGATGTTCCAGTACGCTTAAACCTCCTTGAGATCCCACAAGGACTCAAGGCAGCTGAAGGAACCGCAATGGAATTGAACGACGCAGCATTCCCATTGCTCGATTCAGTAAACATTTTTGATGACGCAAACAAGGCGTTTGAAGGAACCAACGTCGGTCTCCTCGTCGGTGCACGTCCGCGTACCAAGGGTATGGAGCGCGCAGATCTGCTTGCTGCTAACGGTGGTATCTTCGGCCCACAAGGTAAGGCAATCAACGATCACGCAGCTGATGATGTTCGCATTCTTGTTGTTGGAAACCCAGCTAACACCAATGCACTTATCGCTGCTCACAATGCGCCAGATGTGCCAAACGAGCGTTTCACCGCGATGATGCGCCTCGATCACAACCGGGCTATCTCGCAGTTGGCGGAAAAGACCGGCGCGAAGGTGACCGATATTAAGAAGATGACTGTTTGGGGTAACCACTCCGCAGATCAGCATCCAGATGTCTCATGGGCAACCGTTGCTGGTAAGCCAGCAACAGAGCTCGTTGATGAAGCATGGCTCGCAGACTATTTCGTGCCAACTGTTGCCAAGCGCGGTGCAGCAATTATTGAAGCTCGCGGTGCTTCTTCGGCTGCTTCGGCAGCATCCGCAGCAATCGATCACGTCTACAACTGGGTTAATGGAACCCCTGAAGGTGACTGGGTTACCCCAGGTATCTGGTCTGATGGTTCACACTACGGTGTGCCAGAAGGTATCATCTTCGGCTTCCCGGCTGTCTCCGAAGGTGGAGAGTGGAAGGTTGTGGAAGGTTTGGAGCTTTCTGAAACCACCAAGGCTGGTATTGAGCGCAACGTCAAGGCTCTTCAAGAAGAAGCCGATGCAGTGCGTGAACTTGGTTTGATCTGA
- the pgi gene encoding glucose-6-phosphate isomerase, with amino-acid sequence MPTPVDATQTTAWGKLADLKNSLQIDFRSWFAQDPERTEKFSFSAGDLFVDLSKSVLTDELKEALEELAMEVNLDERRDAMFDGERINITENRSVLHTALRRPVTDSLTVEGRDVVVDVHEVLQRVYAFANKIRSGEWKGITGKPIETVVNIGIGGSDLGPVMAYEALKPFTADNLECRFISNIDPTDAGQKLSGLDPQTTLFIVASKTFTTLETLTNARIARAWLLKSLQEQGVATEGAVAKHFVAVSTALDKVAEFGIDPQNAFGFWDWVGGRYSVDSAVGTALAIAIGPENFAEFLAGFHKMDQHFCNTPAARNVPVLMGMLNVFYVNFMEAATHAVLPYSQFLHRFPAYLQQLTMESNGKRVRWDGSPVTSKTGEVFWGEPGTNGQHAFYQLIHQGTQLIPADFIAFANPTYAFKDGDADQHELFLGNFFGQTKALAFGKTADEVRAEGTAEEIVSARVFEGNKPTASIMAPELTPSVLGQLIALYEHITFVQGIVWGIDSFDQWGVELGKQMAKALTKAVSGDKAALASEDQSTRALIEYYRAHRTK; translated from the coding sequence ATGCCTACCCCTGTAGACGCAACCCAAACCACCGCGTGGGGTAAACTCGCGGACCTGAAGAATTCACTTCAGATCGATTTCCGTTCTTGGTTCGCCCAAGATCCCGAGCGTACCGAAAAATTCAGCTTCAGTGCCGGAGATCTTTTTGTTGATTTGTCTAAGTCGGTGCTTACCGATGAGCTCAAAGAAGCCCTCGAAGAGCTAGCGATGGAAGTCAACCTCGACGAGCGTCGGGACGCAATGTTTGACGGTGAACGGATCAATATCACCGAAAACCGCTCAGTTCTCCATACCGCCTTGCGCCGGCCGGTCACAGATTCGTTGACGGTTGAAGGCCGCGACGTCGTCGTCGATGTTCACGAAGTACTTCAGCGCGTCTACGCCTTCGCAAACAAGATTCGCTCGGGTGAATGGAAGGGCATTACCGGCAAGCCAATCGAAACAGTTGTCAATATTGGTATTGGCGGTTCTGATCTTGGCCCAGTGATGGCATACGAAGCCCTCAAGCCATTCACGGCAGATAACCTCGAATGCCGATTCATCTCTAACATTGATCCAACCGATGCCGGGCAAAAGCTTTCTGGCCTAGATCCGCAAACTACCCTCTTCATCGTCGCCTCCAAGACGTTTACCACCTTGGAAACCTTGACAAATGCTCGCATTGCGCGCGCTTGGCTACTAAAGTCCCTCCAAGAGCAAGGAGTGGCAACTGAAGGGGCAGTAGCGAAACATTTCGTTGCGGTATCTACTGCGCTAGATAAGGTTGCCGAATTTGGAATCGATCCGCAAAACGCTTTCGGTTTCTGGGATTGGGTAGGCGGGCGCTACTCGGTCGATTCTGCTGTTGGTACCGCCCTAGCAATTGCTATCGGCCCAGAGAACTTCGCCGAGTTCTTAGCTGGATTCCACAAGATGGATCAGCACTTTTGCAATACTCCCGCCGCACGCAACGTCCCGGTATTGATGGGCATGCTCAACGTGTTCTACGTCAATTTCATGGAGGCAGCTACCCACGCTGTTTTGCCATACTCCCAGTTCTTACACCGTTTCCCGGCCTATCTACAACAGCTCACCATGGAATCTAACGGTAAGCGGGTTCGCTGGGACGGCAGCCCGGTAACCTCTAAGACTGGCGAAGTATTTTGGGGTGAACCAGGCACGAACGGCCAACATGCGTTCTATCAGCTTATCCATCAAGGAACTCAGCTCATCCCTGCTGATTTTATTGCTTTCGCCAATCCAACATATGCGTTTAAGGATGGAGATGCGGACCAGCACGAGCTTTTCCTTGGTAACTTCTTCGGTCAAACCAAGGCACTCGCGTTTGGTAAAACCGCTGACGAAGTTCGCGCTGAAGGCACTGCCGAAGAGATCGTTTCGGCCCGCGTTTTCGAAGGAAACAAGCCAACTGCCTCAATTATGGCTCCCGAATTAACGCCATCAGTGCTCGGCCAACTCATTGCGCTTTATGAACACATCACCTTTGTTCAAGGAATCGTGTGGGGAATTGACTCCTTCGATCAATGGGGTGTTGAGCTCGGCAAGCAAATGGCTAAGGCACTAACGAAGGCAGTGAGCGGAGATAAGGCAGCGCTGGCTAGTGAAGATCAATCAACACGCGCATTGATCGAATACTATCGCGCACATCGGACAAAGTGA